In Sphingobacterium zeae, one genomic interval encodes:
- a CDS encoding helix-turn-helix domain-containing protein: MHLSEKEEQSVTEIFTKITNEYQSIDIHTQNIILTQIELMLQYCDRYYQRQFITRKKASSTLLVRFEEIVNRYFDSGKAMERGLPSLEDIASEVNISPRYMSDMLRTLTGQSAQQHIQDIIVTKAKEKLSTTNLSVAEIAYELGFERPQSFNKLFKNKTNFTPLAFRASFN, encoded by the coding sequence TTGCATCTCTCAGAAAAAGAAGAACAGAGCGTTACGGAGATTTTTACAAAGATCACCAATGAGTATCAATCTATCGACATCCATACGCAAAACATTATCCTGACACAGATTGAGTTGATGCTTCAATACTGTGACCGTTATTATCAACGACAGTTTATCACTCGAAAGAAAGCCAGCAGCACATTGCTGGTAAGGTTTGAAGAAATAGTAAATCGCTACTTTGATTCAGGCAAGGCTATGGAGAGAGGCTTACCATCGTTGGAAGATATTGCATCAGAAGTCAACATATCTCCAAGATATATGAGCGATATGCTTCGCACACTCACCGGGCAGAGCGCCCAGCAGCACATACAGGATATAATTGTTACAAAGGCTAAAGAAAAGCTTTCGACCACCAACCTTTCTGTTGCAGAGATTGCATATGAGCTAGGCTTTGAGCGGCCACAATCTTTTAATAAGTTGTTTAAGAACAAAACGAATTTTACTCCGCTTGCATTTCGGGCAAGTTTTAATTAG
- a CDS encoding oxidoreductase, whose amino-acid sequence MKNWTADNIPDLSNKRVLITGANSGIGFETSVVLAKKRAHLIMACRNQQKAEEAEKKIIDIVPDAKITLVTLDLADLDSVRQCADVVLKSHQKLDVLINNAGVMATPYSTTKQGFEIQLGSNYLGHYALTGLLLPLLKSTPGSRIVSLSSSAANFAQIDFADILTERKKYKPYEAYGQAKLANLVFALELARKLEASGSKTISVAVHPGVSPTNLQRTSGFLIGKIITPLISQPADKAALASLLAATDPMVKNGTYWAPSGFMHVKGSPGAASIPKQAKDLNTASRLWKVAEDLTGVKYKF is encoded by the coding sequence ATGAAAAATTGGACAGCAGATAACATCCCGGATCTATCTAACAAGAGGGTACTCATTACCGGGGCTAATTCTGGGATTGGTTTTGAAACAAGTGTCGTATTGGCAAAAAAGAGAGCTCATTTAATTATGGCCTGCCGTAATCAACAAAAGGCAGAGGAAGCAGAAAAGAAGATCATTGACATCGTTCCGGATGCCAAAATTACTTTGGTTACCTTAGATCTAGCAGACCTAGACTCAGTGAGACAATGCGCGGATGTTGTGCTAAAATCACATCAAAAGCTTGATGTGCTCATCAATAATGCAGGCGTGATGGCTACTCCGTATTCCACAACAAAGCAAGGGTTTGAAATACAGTTAGGTAGCAATTATTTGGGACACTATGCATTAACAGGTTTATTGTTACCACTCTTAAAATCAACGCCAGGTTCGCGTATTGTGTCGCTTTCAAGTTCAGCAGCTAATTTTGCACAGATCGATTTTGCCGATATCCTGACTGAACGCAAAAAGTATAAGCCTTATGAAGCTTATGGACAGGCAAAACTAGCAAACCTAGTATTCGCATTAGAACTTGCGCGGAAGTTGGAAGCATCTGGCTCAAAGACGATCTCTGTTGCCGTCCATCCAGGAGTTTCACCCACTAATTTACAACGGACAAGCGGTTTTCTGATTGGGAAAATCATTACGCCCCTAATTTCGCAACCGGCTGACAAGGCCGCTTTAGCATCTCTGCTTGCGGCTACAGACCCTATGGTTAAAAATGGTACATATTGGGCGCCCTCAGGCTTTATGCATGTTAAAGGTTCACCTGGAGCTGCATCTATTCCCAAACAGGCAAAGGATTTAAATACAGCTAGCAGGCTCTGGAAGGTTGCAGAAGATCTGACTGGTGTAAAATATAAATTTTAA